The window TCGGTTGTCGGTATCAGAAAATTCAGCATCGGATAGTAACGAGCTTTCAGAGGCACTATGAGAGCCTGCAGAGGCATCTTGAGATGGAATTTTGTGAACTGGAAACTGAAGTACCTTCATATTAAAAACCTCGTATTCCCAGTCTCTCACGAAAGAAATTCTTAGTCTAAAAAAAGTTTCTCCATAATTCTTGGCACTTATAACTACTCTGCCATAGACCTCTTGGCCACATTGGGGCATGATCGAGGGTGATAAACAGAGGTGTTAGGGACATGACTAAAAAGCGCGCACTGACTGGAATTCGAGCAACAGGCGAACTTCATATCGGCAACTACCTGGGAGCCATACGTGAAGCTCTGAAATTACAGAGCGAATATGAGTGTCTCTATTTTATCGCCGACCTTCATTCCCTGACTACAAATAAAGATCCTAAGGCACTACGTGCACAGTCACTTGATATCGCTGCATCCTGGATCGCTTTAGGACTTGATACTTCACAACACCTCTTATACCGCCAAAGCGATCTTGCACACGTTACAGAATTTGCTTGGTATCTGAGTTGCGTTACTGGAGTTGGATATCTTCAAAAAGCTCACTCATACAAAGATGCAGTAGCCAAGGAGAAAGAAGTAAATCACGGAGTGTTCGCTTACCCTGTGCTTATGGCTGCAGATATCCTCATGTATGAGCCTGACGTTGTACCAGTCGGAAAGGATCAAAAACAACATGTTGAAATGGCTCGGAACATGGCAGGCTCGCTCAATGCTCTCTATGGAGAGAACCTCCTTAAAATACCTGAATCACTCATCAACGAACAAGTGATGATTATTCCAGGACTTGACGGAAGGAAGATGTCAAAATCTTACGACAATACTATTCCCTTATTCGCGTCACCGAAAGCAGTAC of the bacterium genome contains:
- the trpS gene encoding tryptophan--tRNA ligase → MTKKRALTGIRATGELHIGNYLGAIREALKLQSEYECLYFIADLHSLTTNKDPKALRAQSLDIAASWIALGLDTSQHLLYRQSDLAHVTEFAWYLSCVTGVGYLQKAHSYKDAVAKEKEVNHGVFAYPVLMAADILMYEPDVVPVGKDQKQHVEMARNMAGSLNALYGENLLKIPESLINEQVMIIPGLDGRKMSKSYDNTIPLFASPKAVRKKVMSLVTDSTPLEEPKKLDGTSVGELFQHFASTDEYQDLKERLAAGGLGWGHAKDELYQAMEGALAEPRKTFENIRGDENMLGKILSAGRERALAISGPILEKVRSAVGLPPSPTR